A single window of Leptolyngbya ohadii IS1 DNA harbors:
- a CDS encoding ABC transporter permease: MICLRSIDRPKTDRHPYNLTLSTLPKTNTHISPIHSPPIYPSTHPPIHSMSRLTKTLTPYLLAAPQTLVFLLFLVFPIVLIFIVSFWQFNGYSMTPAFTTDNYMAIFTSKVSFLTYLNTFKYVLLVWFFCLAIAFPVAYFLAFCIESQAVQIALFLICTIPFWTSNIIRMISWIPLLGKEGLVNQFLINLGVINAPLEFLLYSDFAIVLAMVHLFTFFMIAPIFNSMMRIDRNLIAAARDMGASGFEVLKEVILPLTAPGIAIGSIFVVTLVMGEFVTVQLMGGGQSASVGKLIQTQIGSLQYPLAAANAVILLIVTLILVAAILRVVDIRKEL, from the coding sequence GTGATTTGCTTACGTTCAATCGATCGCCCTAAAACCGATCGCCATCCTTACAACCTCACTCTTTCCACTCTCCCAAAAACCAACACTCACATCTCACCCATCCACTCTCCACCCATCTACCCATCCACCCATCCACCCATCCACTCCATGTCCAGGCTCACCAAAACCCTCACCCCCTACCTGCTAGCAGCACCGCAAACGCTGGTATTCCTGCTGTTTCTTGTCTTTCCGATCGTCCTCATTTTCATCGTGAGTTTCTGGCAGTTCAACGGCTATTCGATGACGCCAGCTTTTACGACAGATAACTACATGGCAATTTTTACGTCGAAGGTTTCCTTTTTGACGTATCTGAATACGTTTAAGTATGTGTTGCTGGTGTGGTTTTTCTGTCTGGCGATCGCGTTTCCAGTAGCATACTTTTTGGCGTTCTGTATTGAGAGTCAGGCGGTTCAGATTGCCTTATTTCTAATTTGTACAATTCCCTTCTGGACATCGAATATTATTCGGATGATTTCCTGGATTCCTCTGTTAGGGAAAGAGGGATTAGTCAATCAGTTTTTAATTAACCTGGGCGTCATTAATGCGCCACTGGAATTTCTGCTGTATTCGGATTTTGCGATCGTCCTGGCAATGGTGCATCTGTTCACCTTTTTTATGATCGCGCCGATTTTTAACAGCATGATGCGGATCGATCGCAACTTGATTGCGGCTGCGCGGGACATGGGGGCGTCGGGATTTGAGGTGCTGAAGGAAGTGATTTTGCCGCTGACGGCTCCGGGCATTGCGATCGGCTCGATTTTTGTGGTGACGCTGGTGATGGGTGAATTTGTGACGGTGCAGCTCATGGGCGGCGGACAGTCTGCCTCGGTGGGCAAGCTGATTCAAACGCAAATCGGCAGTTTGCAGTATCCTCTGGCGGCGGCGAATGCGGTGATTTTGCTGATCGTAACGCTGATTCTGGTGGCGGCAATTCTGCGCGTCGTGGATATTCGTAAGGAACTTTAG